One genomic window of Micrococcus flavus includes the following:
- a CDS encoding acyl-CoA dehydrogenase family protein, which yields MSIAHRTLPVLEEDYQLLSDTVREFADEVVAPVSAELDAKHEFPYEIVAQMGEMGLFGLPFPEEFGGMGGDYFALSLALEQLARVNQSVAITLEAGVSLGAMPILKFGTQEQKERWLPSLAAGEALAGFGLTEPGAGSDAGSTQTTARLEDGSWRVNGAKEFITNSGTDITRFVTVTAVTGQVEGKTGPDGRPAKEISTIIVPSDTPGFTVGKAYDKVGWNSSDTHPLHFKDAMVPEENLLGTRGLGYANFLSILDEGRIAIAALATGAAQGCVDACIAYAKQRTSFGSPIASFQAVSFKIARMQARAHAARLAYYEAAQKMLAGKPFKTEAALAKLISGEAAMDNARDATQVFGGYGFVNESLVARHYRDSKILEVGEGTTEVQLMLIARELGL from the coding sequence ATGAGCATCGCCCACCGCACCCTGCCCGTCCTCGAGGAGGACTACCAGCTGCTCTCGGACACCGTCCGCGAGTTCGCCGACGAGGTCGTCGCCCCCGTCTCGGCCGAGCTGGACGCGAAGCACGAGTTCCCGTACGAGATCGTGGCCCAGATGGGGGAGATGGGCCTGTTCGGCCTGCCCTTCCCGGAGGAGTTCGGCGGCATGGGCGGGGACTACTTCGCCCTGTCCCTCGCGCTCGAGCAGCTGGCCCGCGTGAACCAGTCCGTGGCCATCACCCTCGAGGCCGGCGTCTCCCTCGGCGCCATGCCGATCCTCAAGTTCGGCACCCAGGAGCAGAAGGAGCGCTGGCTGCCCTCCCTGGCCGCGGGGGAGGCCCTGGCCGGCTTCGGCCTCACCGAGCCGGGCGCCGGCTCCGACGCCGGCAGCACCCAGACCACCGCGCGCCTCGAGGACGGGTCCTGGCGGGTCAACGGCGCCAAGGAGTTCATCACCAACTCCGGCACGGACATCACGCGGTTCGTCACCGTCACCGCGGTCACCGGCCAGGTGGAGGGGAAGACCGGCCCGGACGGCCGCCCCGCCAAGGAGATCTCCACGATCATCGTCCCCTCGGACACCCCCGGTTTCACGGTGGGCAAGGCCTACGACAAGGTCGGCTGGAACTCGTCGGACACCCACCCGCTGCACTTCAAGGACGCGATGGTCCCCGAGGAGAACCTGCTCGGCACCCGCGGCCTCGGCTACGCGAACTTCCTGTCCATCCTGGACGAGGGGCGCATCGCCATCGCGGCCCTGGCCACCGGCGCCGCCCAGGGCTGCGTGGACGCGTGCATCGCCTACGCGAAGCAGCGCACCTCCTTCGGCTCCCCGATCGCGAGCTTCCAGGCCGTGTCCTTCAAGATCGCCCGCATGCAGGCCCGCGCGCACGCCGCGCGCCTGGCCTACTACGAGGCGGCGCAGAAGATGCTCGCCGGCAAGCCGTTCAAGACCGAGGCCGCCCTGGCCAAGCTCATCTCCGGCGAGGCCGCCATGGACAACGCCCGCGACGCCACGCAGGTGTTCGGCGGCTACGGGTTCGTGAACGAGTCCCTCGTGGCCCGCCACTACCGCGACTCCAAGATCCTCGAGGTCGGCGAGGGCACCACCGAGGTGCAGCTCATGCTGATCGCGCGCGAGCTGGGGCTCTGA
- a CDS encoding acetyl/propionyl/methylcrotonyl-CoA carboxylase subunit alpha, with product MIAPLFDTVLVANRGEIAVRVICTLRRLGIRSVAVYSDADDDARHVREADLAVRLGPAPARESYLDIDAVVRAAVDTGAQAVHPGYGFLSENADFARALEAAGVVFVGPSVASLDAMADKIRAKETVSARGVPVVPGIADPTLTDEQILAEAERVGFPLLIKPSAGGGGKGMVAVHAADELPAALASARRTARSAFGDDTLLLERLITAPRHIEVQVFADTHGHTVHLGERECSLQRRHQKVIEEAPAPLLTGLAHGAELRERLGKAAVDAAESVGYVGAGTVEFLVSDENPDEFFFIEMNTRLQVEHPVSEEVVRVRGEDLDFVELQLRIAAGQALGFAQQDVTLEGAAVEARVYAEDPANGFLPDAGPVLLWEPPQGEGVRVDTLLFPPAPDGDAPAQPAVTGHYDPMIAKVIARGEDRAQALDRLDAALAETVLFGVRSNLGWLRHLAARDDVRAGHLTTSLIDEAPAWEAPAPGVEVWDAAGRAFAPGPFTSSLTIHGIDEAAAAAAGLQARPAGAWHRQDAWRAAGAPAPALPLRWEDLSVLWRGSGSVGPEGSPTTLDEAEPADVGGRWLRHPSDPDAVWIHHDGATCRVERLSRAERVAASRAAAAARRAPAGGGSPEARAPMPGTVVAVSVATGEHVEAGAELAVVEAMKMEHPVTAGVAGTVTVHVGVGDAVAARSLIAVVDPDDAPEHATEGDLA from the coding sequence GTGATCGCACCCCTCTTCGACACCGTCCTCGTGGCCAACCGCGGCGAGATCGCCGTGCGGGTCATCTGCACCCTGCGCCGCCTCGGCATCCGCTCGGTGGCCGTGTACTCCGACGCCGACGACGACGCCCGCCACGTGCGCGAGGCCGACCTCGCCGTGCGTCTCGGCCCCGCCCCCGCCCGCGAGTCCTACCTGGACATCGACGCGGTGGTGCGCGCCGCCGTCGACACCGGCGCCCAGGCCGTGCACCCCGGCTACGGGTTCCTCTCCGAGAACGCGGACTTCGCGCGCGCTCTCGAGGCGGCCGGCGTCGTGTTCGTGGGCCCGTCCGTGGCGTCCCTGGACGCGATGGCGGACAAGATCCGCGCGAAGGAGACCGTGTCCGCCCGGGGCGTGCCGGTGGTGCCGGGCATCGCCGATCCCACGCTGACCGACGAGCAGATCCTGGCCGAGGCCGAGCGCGTGGGCTTCCCGCTGCTGATCAAGCCCTCCGCGGGCGGCGGCGGCAAGGGCATGGTGGCCGTGCACGCCGCGGACGAGCTCCCGGCCGCGCTGGCCTCGGCCCGCCGCACCGCCCGCTCCGCGTTCGGGGACGACACGCTCCTGCTCGAGCGGCTCATCACGGCCCCGCGCCACATCGAGGTGCAGGTCTTCGCGGACACCCACGGGCACACCGTGCACCTGGGGGAGCGGGAGTGCTCCCTGCAGCGCCGCCACCAGAAGGTGATCGAGGAGGCCCCCGCGCCCCTGCTCACCGGACTGGCGCACGGTGCGGAGCTGCGCGAGCGGCTCGGGAAGGCCGCGGTGGACGCCGCAGAGTCCGTGGGCTACGTGGGTGCCGGCACCGTGGAGTTCCTCGTCTCGGACGAGAACCCGGACGAGTTCTTCTTCATAGAGATGAACACCCGCCTGCAGGTGGAGCACCCCGTCTCCGAGGAGGTCGTGCGCGTGCGCGGCGAGGACCTGGACTTCGTCGAGCTGCAGCTGCGGATCGCCGCCGGCCAGGCGCTCGGTTTCGCGCAGCAGGACGTGACCCTGGAGGGTGCCGCCGTCGAGGCCCGCGTGTACGCCGAGGACCCGGCGAACGGCTTCCTGCCCGACGCCGGGCCCGTGCTGCTGTGGGAGCCGCCCCAGGGGGAGGGCGTGCGGGTGGACACCCTGCTGTTCCCGCCCGCCCCCGACGGCGACGCCCCCGCCCAGCCCGCGGTCACCGGCCACTACGACCCCATGATCGCCAAGGTCATCGCCCGCGGTGAGGATCGCGCGCAGGCCCTCGACCGCCTCGACGCCGCGCTCGCGGAGACCGTCCTGTTCGGCGTCCGCTCCAACCTCGGCTGGCTGCGGCACCTCGCCGCCCGCGACGACGTCCGGGCCGGCCACCTGACGACCTCCCTGATCGACGAGGCGCCCGCGTGGGAGGCCCCGGCCCCCGGCGTGGAGGTGTGGGACGCCGCCGGCCGCGCCTTCGCTCCGGGCCCCTTCACCTCCTCGCTCACGATCCACGGGATCGACGAGGCGGCTGCGGCCGCGGCCGGCCTCCAGGCGCGGCCCGCCGGTGCGTGGCACCGCCAGGACGCCTGGCGCGCCGCCGGCGCCCCCGCCCCCGCGCTGCCGCTGCGCTGGGAGGACCTCTCCGTGCTGTGGCGCGGGTCCGGGTCGGTGGGCCCGGAGGGCTCGCCGACCACGCTGGACGAGGCGGAGCCCGCAGACGTGGGCGGCCGGTGGCTCCGCCACCCCTCGGACCCGGACGCCGTCTGGATCCACCACGACGGCGCCACCTGTCGCGTCGAGCGCCTGTCCCGTGCCGAGCGCGTGGCGGCGTCCCGCGCCGCGGCCGCCGCGCGTCGAGCCCCGGCCGGCGGCGGCTCCCCCGAGGCCCGCGCGCCCATGCCTGGCACGGTCGTGGCCGTGTCCGTGGCCACCGGGGAGCACGTCGAGGCCGGCGCCGAGCTCGCCGTCGTCGAGGCCATGAAGATGGAGCACCCCGTCACCGCTGGCGTCGCCGGCACCGTCACCGTCCACGTGGGCGTCGGCGACGCCGTCGCCGCCCGCTCCCTGATCGCCGTCGTCGACCCCGACGACGCCCCCGAGCATGCCACTGAAGGAGACCTCGCATGA